The Homo sapiens chromosome 12 genomic patch of type FIX, GRCh38.p14 PATCHES HG1362_PATCH genome includes a region encoding these proteins:
- the MANSC1 gene encoding MANSC domain-containing protein 1 isoform 2 (isoform 2 is encoded by transcript variant 2), with translation MFFGGEGSLTYTLGIRGNEPVYTSTQEDCINSCCSTKNISGDKACNLMIFDTRKTARQPNCYLFFCPNEEACPLKPAKGLMSYRIITDFPSLTRNLPSQELPQEDSLLHGQFSQAVTPLAHHHTDYSKPTDISWRDTLSQKFGSSDHLEKLFKMDEASAQLLAYKEKGHSQSSQFSSDQEIAHLLPENVSALPATVAVASPHTTSATPKPATLLPTNASVTPSGTSQPQLATTAPPVTTVTSQPPTTLISTVFTRAAATLQAMATTAVLTTTFQAPTDSKGSLETIPFTEISNLTLNTGNVYNPTALSMSNVESSTMNKTASWEGREASPGSSSQGSVPENQYGLPFEKWLLIGSLLFGVLFLVIGLVLLGRILSESLRRKRYSRLDYLINGIYVDI, from the exons atgttcttcgGGGGAGAAGGGAGCTTGACTTACACTTTG GGAATCAGAGGCAATGAGCCCGTATATACTTCAACTCAAGAAGACTGCATTAATTCTTGCTGTTCAACAAAAAACATATCAG GGGACAAAGCATGTAACTTGATGATCTTCGACACTCGAAAAACAGCTAGACAACCCAACTGCTACCTATTTTTCTGTCCCAACGAGGAAGCCTGTCCATTGAAACCAGCAAAAGGACTTATGAGTTACAGGATAATTACAG ATTTTCCATCTTTGACCAGAAATTTGCCAAGCCAAGAGTTACCCCAGGAAGATTCTCTCTTACATGGCCAATTTTCACAAGCAGTCACTCCCCTAGCCCATCATCACACAGATTATTCAAAGCCCACCGATATCTCATGGAGAGACACACTTTCTCAGAAGTTTGGATCCTCAGATCACTTGGAGAAACTATTTAAGATGGATGAAGCAAGTGCCCAGCTCCTTGCTTATAAGGAAAAAGGCCATTCTCAGAGTTCACAATTTTCCTCTGATCAAGAAATAGCTCATCTGCTGCCTGAAAATGTGAGTGCGCTCCCAGCTACGGTGGCAGTTGCTTCTCCACATACCACCTCGGCTACTCCAAAGCCCGCCACCCTTCTACCCACCAATGCTTCAGTGACACCTtctgggacttcccagccacAGCTGGCCACCACAGCTCCACCTGTAACCACTGtcacttctcagcctcccacgACCCTCATTTCTACAGTTTTTACACGGGCTGCGGCTACACTCCAAGCAATGGCTACAACAGCAGTTCTGACTACCACCTTTCAGGCACCTACGGACTCGAAAGGCAGCTTAGAAACCATACCGTTTACAGAAATCTCCAACCTAACTTTGAACACAGGGAATGTGTATAACCCTACTGCACTTTCTATGTCAAATGTGGAGTCTTCCactatgaataaaactgcttCCTGGGAAGGTAGGGAGGCCAGTCCAGGCAGTTCCTCCCAGGGCAGTGTTCCAGAAAATCAGTACGGCCTTCCATTTGAAAAATGGCTTCTTATCGGGTCCCTGCTCTTTGGTGTCCTGTTCCTGGTGATAGGCCTCGTCCTCCTGGGTAGAATCCTCTCGGAATCACTCCGCAGGAAACGTTACTCAAGACTGGATTATTTGATCAATGGGATCTATGTGGACATCTAA
- the MANSC1 gene encoding MANSC domain-containing protein 1 isoform 1 precursor (isoform 1 precursor is encoded by transcript variant 1): protein MFFGGEGSLTYTLVIICFLTLRLSASQNCLKKSLEDVVIDIQSSLSKGIRGNEPVYTSTQEDCINSCCSTKNISGDKACNLMIFDTRKTARQPNCYLFFCPNEEACPLKPAKGLMSYRIITDFPSLTRNLPSQELPQEDSLLHGQFSQAVTPLAHHHTDYSKPTDISWRDTLSQKFGSSDHLEKLFKMDEASAQLLAYKEKGHSQSSQFSSDQEIAHLLPENVSALPATVAVASPHTTSATPKPATLLPTNASVTPSGTSQPQLATTAPPVTTVTSQPPTTLISTVFTRAAATLQAMATTAVLTTTFQAPTDSKGSLETIPFTEISNLTLNTGNVYNPTALSMSNVESSTMNKTASWEGREASPGSSSQGSVPENQYGLPFEKWLLIGSLLFGVLFLVIGLVLLGRILSESLRRKRYSRLDYLINGIYVDI, encoded by the exons atgttcttcgGGGGAGAAGGGAGCTTGACTTACACTTTGGTAATAATTTGCTTCCTGACACTAAGGCTGTCTGCTAGTCAGAATTGCCTCAAAAAGAGTCTAGAAGATGTTGTCATTGACATCCAGTCATCTCTTTCTAAGGGAATCAGAGGCAATGAGCCCGTATATACTTCAACTCAAGAAGACTGCATTAATTCTTGCTGTTCAACAAAAAACATATCAG GGGACAAAGCATGTAACTTGATGATCTTCGACACTCGAAAAACAGCTAGACAACCCAACTGCTACCTATTTTTCTGTCCCAACGAGGAAGCCTGTCCATTGAAACCAGCAAAAGGACTTATGAGTTACAGGATAATTACAG ATTTTCCATCTTTGACCAGAAATTTGCCAAGCCAAGAGTTACCCCAGGAAGATTCTCTCTTACATGGCCAATTTTCACAAGCAGTCACTCCCCTAGCCCATCATCACACAGATTATTCAAAGCCCACCGATATCTCATGGAGAGACACACTTTCTCAGAAGTTTGGATCCTCAGATCACTTGGAGAAACTATTTAAGATGGATGAAGCAAGTGCCCAGCTCCTTGCTTATAAGGAAAAAGGCCATTCTCAGAGTTCACAATTTTCCTCTGATCAAGAAATAGCTCATCTGCTGCCTGAAAATGTGAGTGCGCTCCCAGCTACGGTGGCAGTTGCTTCTCCACATACCACCTCGGCTACTCCAAAGCCCGCCACCCTTCTACCCACCAATGCTTCAGTGACACCTtctgggacttcccagccacAGCTGGCCACCACAGCTCCACCTGTAACCACTGtcacttctcagcctcccacgACCCTCATTTCTACAGTTTTTACACGGGCTGCGGCTACACTCCAAGCAATGGCTACAACAGCAGTTCTGACTACCACCTTTCAGGCACCTACGGACTCGAAAGGCAGCTTAGAAACCATACCGTTTACAGAAATCTCCAACCTAACTTTGAACACAGGGAATGTGTATAACCCTACTGCACTTTCTATGTCAAATGTGGAGTCTTCCactatgaataaaactgcttCCTGGGAAGGTAGGGAGGCCAGTCCAGGCAGTTCCTCCCAGGGCAGTGTTCCAGAAAATCAGTACGGCCTTCCATTTGAAAAATGGCTTCTTATCGGGTCCCTGCTCTTTGGTGTCCTGTTCCTGGTGATAGGCCTCGTCCTCCTGGGTAGAATCCTCTCGGAATCACTCCGCAGGAAACGTTACTCAAGACTGGATTATTTGATCAATGGGATCTATGTGGACATCTAA